Genomic window (Bacillus pumilus):
TTTCTGTTTCTTCTGTTTCTGTTTCCTCGTCATACCATTCTTCTGTACTAGAAGCACCTAGACCCTTCTTATATGACAGGTTCCCTTTGATGCGTGTACTTGTTACATCATCCCATAGCGGGTGATCTTCTTCGATTTGCTTCCAGATGCCAGCTGCTACAGTATCAGGGATTAAAATGCCTGTGTTCTCAGTCGTGTGCGTAAACGCTGCCTGAAACTCGTTGTTTACTCTATTAAAAACTTCAAGCTCTTTTTCATTTAATTTATCCCCTCGTAAATCTTTGGCCCATGCGTTTAAATATTCTTTAGATGCACTCAGCTTTTCATTTTTCGGATCTTGTTCACCTAATGAAGCGAGTTTTTGTCCCTGCTTTACACCTGCATTAATGTCTCTGGCAGATGAAAGCAGATTGGCTTGTGTATTTAATGAATGAGCTTCATCATCTTTCATAAACATAATTTCGGCTTTCAGGTCATTTTTCAAATCTTCTAATTCTGCTTTGGCCTTCTCAGCTTCATCAAATTTTTTAGCTTTGACAAAGTCCTTTCCTTCTTTTTCCTTCGCTTCGATTGCTGCTTGAATTTCTTTAATTCTATCCATGTCGTATTCCTCCCGTTATTTTAAAATGTAAACATATATTCGGCTGATCTGTCCTTTGACTGCGGGGCCATTAATGCTTTTGGCGGATGTTTAAATTCTTTATACATGTCAGAAAGACAGGCTACTGCCTCGACTGCGTCAGATAGTCTGACGTTGAAATATTGTGAAGCCTCTTCGCCTGTTAGCCATGTTTCTTCTGAAAGCATTTTTCTGATCTGTTCCTCAGTTATACCTTCGCGGGCATTCTCCATATAAATAGACACTACACCTGTTTCGACTGTGTCCAAGACTTCTGCCTGTGTTCTCAAATAGTCTGCATTACCAGAAACATTAGCCCACGGTTTGTGGATCATGTAATAGGCGTTTGCAGGAATATAAGTTTCATCTCCTGCAAGGGCAATGATCGAAGCGATAGAGGCTGCTATTCCATCAACGTAAACCCTTTTATAGCCTTGATGACGTTTGATCATGTTGTAAATTGCAATCCCAGCAAATACTGATCCGCCACCACTATTGATGTATATATTCAGATCCTTTCCTTTCGCTGAATCCAAGAAATTTTTCACTGATTCAGGGTATTGGTCTGTTTCATCCCATGAACCCCACCAGGAGGAAACGATATCACCATAAAAAAACAGATCAGCGCTCGTTTCCGTCATGTTCTTCAGTTCCAGTATTTTCGTCAGGTTGTCCGCTGGCATCTTTTTCACCTCCTTCATCATTTCCCTGCTGGCGCTCATCGCTTACTGGTACAGTATCAAGACGTCTTACATATTCGTTTCCACCTTCTATAGGTGGCATATTGAATATTTTTAGAACATCATTTGCACAGAAGATTCCTCGATCGACCAGCTGCACAAGATTGAGTTTCGTACTCATCGATGCGTATTGAAGTGTCGTTGATTCAAATACAATAGAGTTTCCAAATCCTCTTTCACGTCTTGAAAATAGCTTTCTCGTATACTCATTTGACATTTGCATCGCAAACGGCTCTATTTCTGCCTCATAATAGGAATTCCATTCATCTTCTGTGTACGTACTCATGATTATTTTTTCATTTGTACCAAAGAAAGCCTGTACTCGTTTTACCGACCCCGCGATTTGCTTATCATCAGGGACATAACTTTGATCTTTAACTTGCGTTGCGTCAAATTTCGCATCTGTCGCAGCTGCACCGCCCATGTTTGAATCGATAGAAAGATATTGTTCTGTAAAATCTTTCGTTTGCTGTTTCATGTCTTCCGGTCGTAGTGTTGAATTGAATTTTAATATCCACTTGATGACGGCCGAATTTTTGACAGCTGATACCATTCCTTGGTCAACAGTAGAAATGACATTCATGAGAGGAAGAAGAGCATCTCTGGGATGATCCCCGAAAATATCGTTACCGTTAAAATCATTTCTCAGATGAATGATATGTTTGTATGGAATGGTTTGAGTTTTTCCGTTACTAAATTGGAATTTTAGAAACAAATTGTGTTGGTTGTCTTCAACAGCTTCAACAGATGAGCAAGGGACGGGCCATAGCTCGCTTAACATGTTATTGTCGAATTTCATGTATATAAACGCGTTATTGTTGAGTTTAAGATGTGTGGCGATCTTTTCTTGCATCATTTGGCCGCTCATAAGAGGATTGGGCTCTTCCAATAAAAAGCGAATGTTCACATTCGGATTGATCTTAAAAGCCCCACTCTGCTTGTTATCTAAAATATGCTTTGCTACCATCTTTCCAGCTGCTTTAGCAAATGGTCGGATACATGCCCTGACAATGTCAGATTTATATAAATTGCCACCAAACGAATAAAACCCATTCCCGTTATCGCTAATCATTTCTAAACGGTGTGTGACATTAGATGACTTTTTTGGGAATAACCAATCGAAAAGGCCCATAAATGATTTCTCACCTCCTTAAATCAAGTTCATATAGTCGTTTCGCTTCTCCTGAAGCACGACATATGCATTTAATAGGGCAGCCGTTCCATCAATTCGGCGCCTTTGATTATTTGTCTTGTCAGGCTGTATGTTCAGGTTTTTATCAATGTCAATCGCAGTATTACTTAAACACCACTTATCAATCGGATTGTTATTGTAATTGACTATTTTATTTTCAAGGTCTGCCCCTAATAATTTCATTGGACTGGATAACGTTTGCTTTCCTTGAGCAACAGGGATCATGGCCTCTTTACCGAAAAAGCCTTGCATTTCCTCAACCCAATACTTTGCAGACCACCTATCATAGCCGATCCACGGCAAATAGATGTCATATTCATTCTGAATTTCAACAAACCATTCCGTCACATATTTATAATGCACACTATTTCCCGGTGTAGTTCTCAGGAGACCATTTTCATGCCAAAGGTCGTACCGAATTTTATCTTCAACGACTCTTTTTTCAAGCAAGTCTTCTGGAAGCCAATACATTTGTTTTACATAGATATGCGGATCTCCTGTGACCATAAAAATAACCTTAGCTGCGGTCAAATCCGTTGTACTGGATAAATCGCAACCGCCTATTCCGTATCTAGGTTTTAATTCTGCTAGATCAAATGTGGCCGGGTTATTTAACTGCTCAAACGTAAGCCAAGCTTCTGTGGATGTATCCCTTACATTAAAATCCTTCGTCAATAAGTTTTTCACAAGCATTGGATTGGCTTTCGCTTTGTTCACTTTTGTTTGTAATGTATCCAATTTCTTAATTGTGCCAAGACCCGGATTGGCTTTCTTCCAGTTTTTTTCGTCTGTCCATTCTGCCCGTTTATCAAGCTCATAAATGATTGGCAAGAATCGGTCGTCTTTATATCCATCAGGATCACCAATACCATTCAGCAGCATTTCTGCTTCGTCATATTTCATGTCGTAAACAGCTTCTCTAACGGTTCCGGCGGTCGTGATCATCAGTATCAAGGGTTGTTCCCTTGATGACGTTCCGTCTACGATGACATCATAAAGATTCTTATCTTTCCAAGCATGGATTTCATCGAGAGAGGCACCATGTACGTTTAAGCCGTCAAGCGTATCAGAATCAGATCCAACAGGCTTAAATGAACTATCATTGAAGTCTGAAATGATTTCTTTTACTAAGGTTTTCATTCTTTTAGCAAGCGCAGGCGACTTTTTAACCATTCGTTTTGCTTCCAGCCAAACGATTTTT
Coding sequences:
- a CDS encoding terminase large subunit — encoded protein: MKKYPVSYNPILEYWSKIESGEEVVGIKVRKIYQKLAADVFDQDSEYEYSAERANHAIEFIENFCKHSKGKWAGEPIDLELWQKAGLAAIFGFIHKVDGTRKHREVFLVVARKNGKSTLSSGVCLYLQIADGEGGAEVYAVATKESQAKIVWLEAKRMVKKSPALAKRMKTLVKEIISDFNDSSFKPVGSDSDTLDGLNVHGASLDEIHAWKDKNLYDVIVDGTSSREQPLILMITTAGTVREAVYDMKYDEAEMLLNGIGDPDGYKDDRFLPIIYELDKRAEWTDEKNWKKANPGLGTIKKLDTLQTKVNKAKANPMLVKNLLTKDFNVRDTSTEAWLTFEQLNNPATFDLAELKPRYGIGGCDLSSTTDLTAAKVIFMVTGDPHIYVKQMYWLPEDLLEKRVVEDKIRYDLWHENGLLRTTPGNSVHYKYVTEWFVEIQNEYDIYLPWIGYDRWSAKYWVEEMQGFFGKEAMIPVAQGKQTLSSPMKLLGADLENKIVNYNNNPIDKWCLSNTAIDIDKNLNIQPDKTNNQRRRIDGTAALLNAYVVLQEKRNDYMNLI
- a CDS encoding head maturation protease, ClpP-related, with protein sequence MPADNLTKILELKNMTETSADLFFYGDIVSSWWGSWDETDQYPESVKNFLDSAKGKDLNIYINSGGGSVFAGIAIYNMIKRHQGYKRVYVDGIAASIASIIALAGDETYIPANAYYMIHKPWANVSGNADYLRTQAEVLDTVETGVVSIYMENAREGITEEQIRKMLSEETWLTGEEASQYFNVRLSDAVEAVACLSDMYKEFKHPPKALMAPQSKDRSAEYMFTF
- a CDS encoding phage portal protein; the encoded protein is MGLFDWLFPKKSSNVTHRLEMISDNGNGFYSFGGNLYKSDIVRACIRPFAKAAGKMVAKHILDNKQSGAFKINPNVNIRFLLEEPNPLMSGQMMQEKIATHLKLNNNAFIYMKFDNNMLSELWPVPCSSVEAVEDNQHNLFLKFQFSNGKTQTIPYKHIIHLRNDFNGNDIFGDHPRDALLPLMNVISTVDQGMVSAVKNSAVIKWILKFNSTLRPEDMKQQTKDFTEQYLSIDSNMGGAAATDAKFDATQVKDQSYVPDDKQIAGSVKRVQAFFGTNEKIIMSTYTEDEWNSYYEAEIEPFAMQMSNEYTRKLFSRRERGFGNSIVFESTTLQYASMSTKLNLVQLVDRGIFCANDVLKIFNMPPIEGGNEYVRRLDTVPVSDERQQGNDEGGEKDASGQPDENTGTEEHDGNER